One stretch of Daphnia pulicaria isolate SC F1-1A chromosome 6, SC_F0-13Bv2, whole genome shotgun sequence DNA includes these proteins:
- the LOC124342393 gene encoding cyclic AMP-dependent transcription factor ATF-6 alpha-like isoform X2 yields the protein MSLDLISSLDTRFFADEISSQHISFDLESSLGSDDHMMTLSELTNDPMVSFHPSFHDTELMDAGMSSDSDCNSYSGLLEFNFHSSTLEKDFSKFDPSNFPNLSGIGDDVKLEPISPLAQSPMENVGSLQILDTPPISPPIQSKSSLLSHHSNNTDIIKVITIDPDGNFHLPNEAKVVLTKNSVSNISPTVHLSNQLGSNIQPKPLSGNPMVIKLVSNSSAIGKQNISGQPLVLTAEEFASLTQQNSGKCAIEAKTSSTQKLVQSINSRSPTNPYSKPIMSCSSPPSGMYDGDVKALKRQQRMIKNRESACLSRKKKKEYVTSLESTLSDLNRENQQLKQENAMLREKLALFEREREGANKSLSFGANAKKTTAFFAVLLMLSFNMAAVGKVFFYQNDMGLSSPEGALNVEPPTVFQRGAGRSLLWANEESPLFETRSENTSLPMCPMLINLTESSRIDSELRGWFHAPATNVNTPILNSVKPDVELPNGAPSKHELAKVIPHSSEMSSTAYRNYLLTQRNSVVRNHHAQILSKNEIQIYEALPDRYLFAAFFEAIERKNDTFYVVSFSSDHLLLPATEHNNNTVRPRMSLLLPAMPLNQTMQPPSGHVAMMQIDCEVTNTRLLHIREDSIPPFTSDGNRTEDRRPDTGKRAWRKNNKKNQQKVGNFNVNPSGDSRG from the exons atgtcgcTCGATTTAATATCAAGCCTTGATACTCGGTTTTTCGCCGATGAAATCAGCTCACAACACATCTCTTTCG ATTTAGAGAGCAGTTTAGGCTCTGATGACCATATGATGACATTAAGTGAACTGACCAATGATCCTatg GTATCATTCCATCCATCATTTCATGATACCGAGTTAATGGATGCTGGCATGAGTTCAGATAGTGACTGCAATTCTTATTCTGGTCTTCTAGAATTTAACTTTCATTCAAGTACAttggaaaaagatttttccaaatttgatCCCAGTAATTTTCCTAATCTCTCTGGAATTG GTGATGATGTAAAACTGGAGCCAATATCACCACTTGCTCAATCACCAATGGAGAATGTTGGATCTTTG CAAATTTTGGATACGCCGCCAATTTCGCCTCCTATTCAGAGCAAATCTTCCCTTCTTTCACATCATTCCAACAATACAGATATCATCAAAGTTATTACCATTGATCCAGATG GTAACTTTCATTTACCCAACGAAGCAAAAGTGGTGCTAACTAAAAATAGCGTTTCGAATATTTCCCCAACCGTTCATTTATCCAATCAACTTGGAAGTAATATCCAACCCAAGCCTTTATCTGGCAATCCCATGGTGATCAAACTCGTTTCAAACAGTTCGGCTATTGGAAAACAGAATATTTCTG GTCAGCCACTTGTGCTAACTGCTGAGGAATTTGCGAGTTTAACGCAACAAAATTCAGGTAAATGCGCGATAGAAGCCAAAACTTCGTCTACACAAAAGCTTGTTCAGTCGATAAATAGTCGAAGTCCGACTAATCCTTATTCAAAGCCAATTATGAGTTGTTCATCACCACCTTCTGGAATGTATGACGGTGAT GTGAAGGCATTAAAACGGCAGCAGCGAATGATAAAAAACAGAGAGTCTGCGTGTTTATCacgcaagaagaaaaaggagtacGTTACGTCCTTAGAATCAACACTGTCTGATTTAAACCGGGAGAACCAGCagctaaaacaagaaaacgccATGTTACGGGAAAAATTAGCTTTGTTCGAGCGAGAACGCGAAGGTGCAAACAAATCGCTTAGTTTCGGTGCAAATGCTAAAAAGACCACCGCTTTCTTTGCTGTGCTATTGATGCTCTCTTTCAACATGGCCGCTGTTGG aaaagtttttttttaccaaaatgaTATGGGACTATCATCACCGGAGGGAGCTTTGAATGTTGAGCCACCCACAGTTTTTCAACGTGGAGCTGGTCGTTCACTCTTGTGGGCTAATGAAGAGAGTCCGCTTTTTGAAACGAG GAGTGAAAACACGAGTTTGCCGATGTGTCCCATGCTTATAAACCTTACAGAATCATCAAGAATCGATAGCGAGTTACGGGGCTGGTTCCATGCTCCCGCTACTAATGTTAACACACCCATTTTGAATTCCGTAAAACCTGATGTCGAACTGCCAAACGGAGCTCCCTCTAAACACGAACTGGCTAAA GTAATACCTCATTCGAGTGAAATGAGCAGCACGGCTTATCGAAATTATTTACTCACCCAACGGAATTCGGTTGTACGAAACCATCATGCACAAATAttgtcgaaaaatgaaattcaaatctaCGAGGCCCTCCCAGATCGATACCTTTTCGCCGCTTTTTTCGAGGCCATTGAACGCAAAAACGACACATTTtacgtcgtttctttttcatccgaTCACcttttgttgccggctaccgAGCACAACAATAACACAGTTCGACCACGAATGTCTCTCCTCCTTCCTGCTATGCCACTCAATC AAACTATGCAACCACCCAGTGGTCATGTGGCTATGATGCAG ATCGATTGCGAAGTGACCAACACGCGACTTCTACACATAAGGGAAGATTCCATCCCTCCGTTCACCTCTGATGGGAATCGCACGGAAGATCGGAGACCGGACACTGGGAAACGCGCCTGGcgcaaaaacaataaaaagaacCAGCAAAAAGTTGGCAATTTCAACGTAAATCCCAGCGGCGATTCGAGGGGATGa
- the LOC124342393 gene encoding cyclic AMP-dependent transcription factor ATF-6 alpha-like isoform X1 gives MSLDLISSLDTRFFADEISSQHISFDLESSLGSDDHMMTLSELTNDPMVSFHPSFHDTELMDAGMSSDSDCNSYSGLLEFNFHSSTLEKDFSKFDPSNFPNLSGIGDDVKLEPISPLAQSPMENVGSLVSVKSEIQQILDTPPISPPIQSKSSLLSHHSNNTDIIKVITIDPDGNFHLPNEAKVVLTKNSVSNISPTVHLSNQLGSNIQPKPLSGNPMVIKLVSNSSAIGKQNISGQPLVLTAEEFASLTQQNSGKCAIEAKTSSTQKLVQSINSRSPTNPYSKPIMSCSSPPSGMYDGDVKALKRQQRMIKNRESACLSRKKKKEYVTSLESTLSDLNRENQQLKQENAMLREKLALFEREREGANKSLSFGANAKKTTAFFAVLLMLSFNMAAVGKVFFYQNDMGLSSPEGALNVEPPTVFQRGAGRSLLWANEESPLFETRSENTSLPMCPMLINLTESSRIDSELRGWFHAPATNVNTPILNSVKPDVELPNGAPSKHELAKVIPHSSEMSSTAYRNYLLTQRNSVVRNHHAQILSKNEIQIYEALPDRYLFAAFFEAIERKNDTFYVVSFSSDHLLLPATEHNNNTVRPRMSLLLPAMPLNQTMQPPSGHVAMMQIDCEVTNTRLLHIREDSIPPFTSDGNRTEDRRPDTGKRAWRKNNKKNQQKVGNFNVNPSGDSRG, from the exons atgtcgcTCGATTTAATATCAAGCCTTGATACTCGGTTTTTCGCCGATGAAATCAGCTCACAACACATCTCTTTCG ATTTAGAGAGCAGTTTAGGCTCTGATGACCATATGATGACATTAAGTGAACTGACCAATGATCCTatg GTATCATTCCATCCATCATTTCATGATACCGAGTTAATGGATGCTGGCATGAGTTCAGATAGTGACTGCAATTCTTATTCTGGTCTTCTAGAATTTAACTTTCATTCAAGTACAttggaaaaagatttttccaaatttgatCCCAGTAATTTTCCTAATCTCTCTGGAATTG GTGATGATGTAAAACTGGAGCCAATATCACCACTTGCTCAATCACCAATGGAGAATGTTGGATCTTTGGTGAGTGTTAAATCCGAAATACAG CAAATTTTGGATACGCCGCCAATTTCGCCTCCTATTCAGAGCAAATCTTCCCTTCTTTCACATCATTCCAACAATACAGATATCATCAAAGTTATTACCATTGATCCAGATG GTAACTTTCATTTACCCAACGAAGCAAAAGTGGTGCTAACTAAAAATAGCGTTTCGAATATTTCCCCAACCGTTCATTTATCCAATCAACTTGGAAGTAATATCCAACCCAAGCCTTTATCTGGCAATCCCATGGTGATCAAACTCGTTTCAAACAGTTCGGCTATTGGAAAACAGAATATTTCTG GTCAGCCACTTGTGCTAACTGCTGAGGAATTTGCGAGTTTAACGCAACAAAATTCAGGTAAATGCGCGATAGAAGCCAAAACTTCGTCTACACAAAAGCTTGTTCAGTCGATAAATAGTCGAAGTCCGACTAATCCTTATTCAAAGCCAATTATGAGTTGTTCATCACCACCTTCTGGAATGTATGACGGTGAT GTGAAGGCATTAAAACGGCAGCAGCGAATGATAAAAAACAGAGAGTCTGCGTGTTTATCacgcaagaagaaaaaggagtacGTTACGTCCTTAGAATCAACACTGTCTGATTTAAACCGGGAGAACCAGCagctaaaacaagaaaacgccATGTTACGGGAAAAATTAGCTTTGTTCGAGCGAGAACGCGAAGGTGCAAACAAATCGCTTAGTTTCGGTGCAAATGCTAAAAAGACCACCGCTTTCTTTGCTGTGCTATTGATGCTCTCTTTCAACATGGCCGCTGTTGG aaaagtttttttttaccaaaatgaTATGGGACTATCATCACCGGAGGGAGCTTTGAATGTTGAGCCACCCACAGTTTTTCAACGTGGAGCTGGTCGTTCACTCTTGTGGGCTAATGAAGAGAGTCCGCTTTTTGAAACGAG GAGTGAAAACACGAGTTTGCCGATGTGTCCCATGCTTATAAACCTTACAGAATCATCAAGAATCGATAGCGAGTTACGGGGCTGGTTCCATGCTCCCGCTACTAATGTTAACACACCCATTTTGAATTCCGTAAAACCTGATGTCGAACTGCCAAACGGAGCTCCCTCTAAACACGAACTGGCTAAA GTAATACCTCATTCGAGTGAAATGAGCAGCACGGCTTATCGAAATTATTTACTCACCCAACGGAATTCGGTTGTACGAAACCATCATGCACAAATAttgtcgaaaaatgaaattcaaatctaCGAGGCCCTCCCAGATCGATACCTTTTCGCCGCTTTTTTCGAGGCCATTGAACGCAAAAACGACACATTTtacgtcgtttctttttcatccgaTCACcttttgttgccggctaccgAGCACAACAATAACACAGTTCGACCACGAATGTCTCTCCTCCTTCCTGCTATGCCACTCAATC AAACTATGCAACCACCCAGTGGTCATGTGGCTATGATGCAG ATCGATTGCGAAGTGACCAACACGCGACTTCTACACATAAGGGAAGATTCCATCCCTCCGTTCACCTCTGATGGGAATCGCACGGAAGATCGGAGACCGGACACTGGGAAACGCGCCTGGcgcaaaaacaataaaaagaacCAGCAAAAAGTTGGCAATTTCAACGTAAATCCCAGCGGCGATTCGAGGGGATGa